A stretch of Leucobacter aridicollis DNA encodes these proteins:
- a CDS encoding FtsX-like permease family protein: MILRVLPLLSRPSRQGAAGLLLPGIAFASVTALLAIVIGGAQSFWGYDDDMAMLYGFLAGLALALMVPPLISLGSAAARLSARRRDDRLAVLRLLGATGRSTAGLAVFESAAVAFAGAVVGVLLAYALSPLIGLIHFRGAPIGTAQAALPLGWAALLILAVVAIAALSAMVGLRKVIISPLGVATKQTAPKMPWVQGLIAGAAILVAILAVSVLVQAGGDAGVAVVMVGFLIAFVVALLAIDLIGAWVLSLFGKARLRRAQTPVGLISARLVLESPRAAWRQVSGVAMSSFMAVFAGSGIALLGEASGAEAELTGPEQFLMGDMRTGLAIVVIGTFIMVACSVGVNQAAQILDRRDVHRSLAIMGTPLSVQDGARRKAATLPLAVASVGSAAIAAVLLFPILGAALIFAPLSLITMLSMIVFGYLIVLGTLFGTRPLLREASRVETVSG; encoded by the coding sequence ATGATCCTCCGCGTCCTCCCCCTGCTCTCGCGACCGAGCCGCCAGGGCGCCGCGGGCCTGCTGCTGCCGGGTATCGCATTCGCGAGCGTCACCGCGCTGCTCGCCATCGTGATCGGTGGCGCGCAGTCGTTCTGGGGGTACGACGACGACATGGCAATGCTCTACGGCTTCCTCGCAGGTCTCGCGCTCGCGCTCATGGTGCCGCCGCTCATCTCGCTCGGCTCGGCAGCGGCGCGGCTCTCCGCGCGGCGGCGCGACGACCGCCTCGCCGTGCTCCGGTTGCTCGGGGCGACGGGGCGCAGTACCGCGGGCCTCGCGGTCTTCGAGTCCGCCGCTGTCGCATTCGCGGGCGCGGTCGTCGGGGTCCTGCTCGCCTACGCGCTCTCACCGCTCATCGGACTCATCCACTTCCGCGGCGCGCCGATCGGCACGGCACAGGCCGCACTCCCCCTCGGCTGGGCGGCGCTGCTCATTCTGGCTGTCGTCGCCATCGCTGCGCTCAGCGCGATGGTCGGGCTGCGCAAGGTGATCATTTCGCCCCTCGGCGTTGCCACGAAACAGACAGCGCCGAAGATGCCGTGGGTCCAGGGGCTTATCGCGGGTGCCGCGATCCTCGTCGCGATCCTCGCGGTGTCGGTGCTCGTTCAGGCGGGCGGTGACGCGGGTGTCGCAGTCGTCATGGTCGGGTTCCTCATCGCATTCGTCGTCGCTCTCCTCGCGATCGACCTCATCGGCGCCTGGGTGCTCTCGCTCTTCGGAAAGGCGCGGCTGCGTCGCGCACAGACCCCTGTGGGCCTCATCTCGGCCCGGCTCGTGCTCGAGTCGCCGCGGGCGGCGTGGCGCCAGGTGTCTGGCGTCGCGATGTCGAGCTTCATGGCGGTCTTCGCCGGCTCCGGGATCGCACTGCTCGGCGAAGCCTCGGGCGCTGAGGCCGAGCTCACCGGGCCAGAGCAGTTCCTCATGGGCGACATGCGCACGGGGCTCGCGATTGTCGTGATCGGCACGTTCATCATGGTCGCGTGCTCGGTGGGCGTGAACCAGGCAGCGCAGATCCTCGACCGACGTGACGTGCATCGTTCCCTCGCCATCATGGGCACCCCACTGTCGGTGCAAGACGGCGCCCGCCGCAAGGCGGCAACCCTGCCGCTCGCCGTCGCGTCGGTGGGGTCTGCGGCGATCGCCGCCGTGCTCCTGTTTCCGATTTTGGGGGCTGCGCTGATCTTCGCGCCACTGTCGCTCATCACCATGCTGTCGATGATCGTCTTTGGCTACCTCATTGTGCTCGGGACGCTCTTCGGTACGAGGCCGCTACTGCGAGAGGCCTCGCGCGTCGAGACTGTGTCAGGCTGA
- a CDS encoding ABC transporter ATP-binding protein — protein sequence MTHVILQADRLTQHYGSTRALDALSLGIVEGTSTAIMGASGSGKTTLLHMLAGILTPGSGTVTFAGQAISGLPDSERSRLRREQFGFVFQQGLLIPELTAVENVALAPMLNGAKKSDAIGPAAQWLQALGLAGMEDRRIGQLSGGQAQRVAIARAQVTGARVIFADEPTGALDSNTSQDVMNALLSSTSGNGRTLVVVTHDPNVAARCQRVVTLSDGRIVADTAHAAGSNGAQS from the coding sequence ATGACACACGTGATCCTGCAGGCGGACCGCCTGACACAGCACTACGGCAGCACTCGCGCTCTCGATGCCCTCTCGCTCGGGATCGTCGAGGGAACATCGACCGCGATCATGGGCGCGTCTGGCTCCGGCAAGACGACGCTGCTGCACATGCTCGCGGGGATCCTCACCCCAGGATCGGGCACGGTCACGTTCGCCGGCCAGGCGATCAGTGGTCTCCCCGACTCCGAACGCAGCAGGCTCCGACGCGAGCAGTTCGGTTTCGTCTTCCAGCAGGGACTGCTCATCCCAGAGCTCACCGCGGTCGAGAACGTCGCGCTCGCCCCCATGCTCAACGGCGCGAAGAAGAGTGACGCGATCGGGCCGGCGGCGCAGTGGCTGCAGGCGCTCGGCCTTGCGGGAATGGAGGATCGCCGGATCGGCCAGCTCTCCGGCGGTCAGGCGCAACGCGTCGCGATCGCGCGCGCTCAGGTGACTGGCGCCAGGGTCATCTTCGCGGACGAGCCGACCGGGGCGCTCGATTCGAACACCTCGCAGGACGTGATGAATGCGCTACTCTCGAGCACCTCGGGCAACGGCCGCACGCTCGTCGTCGTGACGCACGACCCGAACGTCGCGGCTCGCTGCCAGCGAGTCGTCACGCTCTCCGACGGCCGGATCGTCGCCGACACCGCGCACGCGGCAGGGTCGAACGGAGCGCAGTCATGA